From a single Nitrospirota bacterium genomic region:
- a CDS encoding NAD(P)H-binding protein, with product MIAILGATGNVGSKIAAILAKKNEPIRVISRTADRLRPLVSKTVTAFAGDAKETEFLVKAFTDVDAVFALIPPNPTAPEFMHYADTIGQSIVRALEITRVKRVVYLSSVGAELGGEGTGPIRGLHNMEERLNRIQGLHVVHMRAGYFMENLLWNLDLIRSKGITGSAIRGDLRIAMIATKDIAEYAAERLAKRDFIGSSIRYLLGQRDLTLTEASGIIGSKIGKPGLPYVMFPYDQAEKAMIAMGLSPDMSRTYVDMAGAFNDGKIKAEKRGAENTTPTPIESFCDEVFVPMFLKQKAA from the coding sequence ATGATAGCTATACTGGGTGCAACAGGTAATGTGGGCAGCAAGATAGCCGCCATCCTGGCAAAGAAGAACGAACCGATCCGCGTGATCTCGCGCACAGCCGACCGTCTCCGGCCGCTGGTGAGCAAGACCGTGACTGCGTTCGCAGGTGACGCCAAGGAAACAGAGTTCCTGGTAAAGGCCTTCACGGACGTTGACGCGGTGTTCGCGCTGATACCGCCAAACCCGACGGCGCCGGAATTCATGCATTACGCCGACACGATCGGTCAGAGCATCGTGCGGGCGCTGGAGATCACCAGGGTCAAGCGCGTAGTCTACCTGTCGAGCGTTGGTGCGGAGCTTGGAGGCGAAGGGACCGGGCCGATCAGGGGCCTGCATAACATGGAAGAGCGGCTGAACAGGATCCAGGGGCTCCATGTCGTGCACATGCGGGCCGGCTACTTCATGGAGAACCTGCTCTGGAACTTGGACCTGATCAGGTCCAAGGGAATCACCGGCAGCGCGATCCGGGGCGATCTGAGGATCGCCATGATCGCAACGAAGGACATCGCGGAATATGCGGCCGAGCGCCTGGCGAAGCGGGACTTCATCGGCTCGTCGATCCGCTATCTCCTTGGTCAGCGTGACCTCACCCTGACCGAGGCTTCGGGCATCATCGGGAGCAAGATCGGGAAACCCGGTCTGCCATACGTTATGTTCCCCTATGACCAGGCTGAAAAGGCCATGATAGCCATGGGTCTGTCGCCTGACATGAGCAGGACGTACGTCGACATGGCCGGGGCCTTCAATGACGGGAAGATCAAGGCCGAGAAGCGCGGGGCGGAGAACACGACGCCGACCCCGATCGAGTCGTTCTGCGACGAGGTGTTCGTGCCCATGTTCCTGAAACAGAAAGCTGCATAA